AGGTCAATGCATAGATATGGTGCAGATACAGAATGGAGACATCAAAACTTTCAGGTACAATGCAgaaaatgaacatataaatggaAACCAGTCAAGgaaaacacaaaccaaaaaaaaggaTGCACAATTCTGTACTCACACAAAGTGTCCAATGGCCTGGCTGCCAGGATGGAATTATGATAAGGTCCTTCGATGCCACATCCACCTGTAGGTGGAGTATACAATGTAATTACTATCAAAACAAGGTACACACTTATCCCGATACAAATGTGTCATACacacagtattataaagtgttcaCTTACTGGGAAAGACAGAAATGGGTCTTGATTGTATGGAGGTAACCAGGTGACAACCACATAagcatcaactgccaagacacATCTGTCCTATAAATAAGATAAAATGTTTTATGTACATGGAAACTGGTGAACTATtaagcattccaatgtatttATAGTAGCTAGTATTGTGAATGCACTTCCAGTGTGTTCAGTCAAAACAGATCAATAAACAGTCATTAAAATACCCTTTGTGCTGCCACCTGGACAATAATCTTCATGCAGCAGTTGGCAACCTAAAATATAAATGCTTGACATGTCATAATGTTCCATGGTCACTGCTGACAAACACAATATTACAGCCCACATACTGTTGCCTCCAACTCCTCTGGCAAGCCAAGGGTCAGGAAATCTCTTCTTTGCAGGACAGTAGACTCAATCTGGCATAAAGGCTCACTGAGGCTTCTTTTGGAGTCCAGAATATAAGCCAGCTGACAAAATAGAATAAGCAAGCATTATATATACATCCTTTACATTTAAATTGAAACAAATATTATAGGTATAATACATACCATGGTTTCTTCATCCTTTGTCGTCTCCCTGTCCCAAATAGCAGCTGTGGGCTGTCCAACAGCTCCACTGGCACCTTGTGGTTCAACTGTAGTTTATAATCAAGCATGTGACATTAGATTCCATCAAAATGACAACTTACTTGCTAGAAGAACAATAGAATAAACTTTAAATGACCGTCTAGTTTCCTACCAGAACTATATGAGGGAACCTCCTCCATGTCACCTGCTCTTGGCTCTACATCTGAGATTTCAGTGCCCAGAGTTTGTGCTGTGAAAtacaatacataaataaaacttcCTGTTCAGCATTTGAGAgcaaattttagttttttaaagTGTAGTTCCTTACTTAACACAGCTTGACCAAGGTCATTGAAACCAATGTTGGTAAATTGCCGTTCCAATAATCCACTTTTTAGCTGTCCCTCCAAGAAGCTCTGGTTTGTGCTGTTGTTTCTAATATGAATTATATTCCTCATCATGAACACATGGGTGGAAGAGGCCATGTTGTTAAGGAAATAATTGTTCTTCCGCATGGTGGAAAACATCTGCTCAGCCACTTGAGTATTAACCAATCCCTGGAGCTCAGGAACAAGATCGATCCTCCGCAGGACATCTCGCTTATCCTTTGTGTTGGCTTCATGAAGTCGGTCATACAAAACGAAATGGCACGTAGATCCTGTTATGGGATGGGCATCAGGGTCTGTACTTTGAGTCTTTGTGATAAGCCAAGGAAGTGACACCTGAAGTCTTCCACTCTGAGCAGCATGTATGTTTTCTGGAGTTGGCTCAATGAGTCTCCCTTCATTTGGCCTGAAGGGGATTATGTTGGGGAATCTCAGATTGGCATGAGTAGCCAACCCTCGAGCAAAGTCATACACACAAATGTTGGGAATGTGCTTCCAAGACATAAGAAGATCGGTGAAGTCCCTTGGGCTCTCTGCTCGTAAATTAAACTTCAGAGAATACACTACTCCATGAGGGCACATGATCACACACCAGCCACCTATTAGAAACACCAAGAGGAATAGGACCATAAGCAAAGGCAAACACACTTTTTACTCATTACCAGTACTGTACATGCCATATAGTGCATATACATCAGCAAAATTCTCACCTGAAGCACCCCAGATCTTCTGGAAGATCTTATCGTATGCATGCCTGCTTGCCATTTCTTTGTGCAATCTTAAAATAAGGTCATCACGGGATCCCCTTGAGTCAATCCGGCATGCCGGCATGCATAATTTACGCACAGTGCCAACCTACAAAACAAATATTCAAGTCTCACATTCATTCAACTTTCAGGCGAAATGCTGACATGCTTTTCAGGTGATTTTGTAATTTTACCTTCTGCTTTCTCAACTCATCCAAAAGGCGCTCCTCTGTCACCATAGTGAGTTGAGCCTCTGAACTTGTCTGAGTTGTTGAAACTTTTTCAAATTCAGTGTTTAACACAAATGTGCCTTTTCGGGTATGCCTGCCAATCCAAGGAGCCCAGTATTCGTATTTTGGATGAACAGCATAAGGATTTCTTGCGTGACCtagaataaaattaataaaactatGAATGGccttctacacacacacacacaaacaaatgatATGGTCTTATAGTCCTAAATGATAGAAGAAAAGATATTTCACACTTACTTGGGAAGAAGGCACGAGCTATCATTTCCATATTAATCGACTCCCAGAATTCTTCAATGTTCACTTCTCCATTGAAATTCTTGGCAGGTTCTTTAAGGTCACTGactgtaaatgaaaaataactttaatagactaaaaatgtaaattatggGCAAATCAAACTGCAGTAAATATGTTGACAGTAGCATATTTTTACAACACATCCAGAAAGCGATTGTGAAGAACATCATGCATGAATTTATTAACAACACAACCTCACTGGAATCTCTAGTATAAGACAAATTACTGGTTACTTACCAGCCATGCTAAATACACCCTTCTTATGGAGGTCCATCACAACCAGTGGAGGGTAATAGCCACAGTTtacacatgtatatgtgtaaTCATGGCTAGTAAGAGCTTCAAAATGACAGTAGCCATGCAAAATGGTGTCATTCGATGGAAACCTAACATTTCGCAGGGCCTCCAAGGATCTCACAGTTCTTGAAACTGCAGTGTGATTCTGAAAGACAAAAGATCAAACTTGGCTATTAAACATAACAGTCAAAGATTGacttgaaataaaaaaacacccaaagacaATATAAGATACCTGCAGGGAGTGCctcagaaaaaggcaaagctccAGTGTAAGTATGACGTGGTCATCAAAGTTGTGTAGTCCTGCCTTCCACTCTTGATAGCGATACAACCTCTGGCACAACAAGCATTGCTTGAAGTATGTTGACACATCTGGGGGGCAAGGGGATACAGCACAATGTGTTACACATCATACAAAGTGTCAtggtaaaaacaaaacatgctgAATTATAAAAACATCACACTTAATAACTCCACCAATGCCAACAATCTTGGCTTTGTTTGTTATGAGGACTGGCTGTCCAAGGCTGGGGTGCCCAGTACAAAAGGTACATGTGGTCTCTGCTGGAACAAGCAATCCAGAATAATGGTGCGAGGGATTGAAAACTTTCACATCATCTGGAAGGTCGTATGGAATTTTCTTGTAATTGTAGATGTATGTAAGAAGTTGCTCTAGGTTGCTCAATGGTGGATATAATGTGCAAGGTTTTAACATTGTAGGTGCTTGACTTGGAACAGACGTTTCTGCAAACAAGTCCCTTTGTGTTTGAAAAAGATGCCATTTGGCTGTGGATTTGTGGATGCATGACTTCCTTGGTTTTGCACAGGGATAGTGCCATGTATTGTTTGTAACattattataggaataactgaaacatggatgagtgacaatgatggtgatgaatataatatggatggttatacgttgttccgtagagaccggataggcaagaagggaggtggtgttgcagtatacgtaaaagaaaacttgcaggcaagggatctcactgataaaaataaaaattcagaagctgtatggatcaaacttgatgctaaagattcaaatggcctaattgtcggagtttgttatagggcacctaatgtagctgtagaggaaagcagaatattatatgatgacatcaggattatgagtaataaaaatgatgtggtggttatgggtgattttaatttacctgggatacagtgggacacagtctctggctcttctgtaaatgaacttgagatggtggaattagtacaggattgtttttttactcagtttgttaatactcctaccaggggagaagcccttcttgatctcgttttttgtaataaccaggataggattggaaaattagaggttttagacccattgtacggtagtgatcataacatggttaaattcgaggttaattttagtgtccgaagagcaaagtctaaattaaaagtatacaatgttaagaaggctaactttaatggtatgagacggaaattagaaactgtaaactggacagagttaaatagcaaaacagttgaagaggcatgggaatttttcaaaagcacattgttgcaagtgcaag
This window of the Paramormyrops kingsleyae isolate MSU_618 chromosome 1, PKINGS_0.4, whole genome shotgun sequence genome carries:
- the LOC140578492 gene encoding uncharacterized protein; the encoded protein is MDLHKKGVFSMAVSDLKEPAKNFNGEVNIEEFWESINMEMIARAFFPSHARNPYAVHPKYEYWAPWIGRHTRKGTFVLNTEFEKVSTTQTSSEAQLTMVTEERLLDELRKQKVGTVRKLCMPACRIDSRGSRDDLILRLHKEMASRHAYDKIFQKIWGASGGWCVIMCPHGVVYSLKFNLRAESPRDFTDLLMSWKHIPNICVYDFARGLATHANLRFPNIIPFRPNEGRLIEPTPENIHAAQSGRLQVSLPWLITKTQSTDPDAHPITGSTCHFVLYDRLHEANTKDKRDVLRRIDLVPELQGLVNTQVAEQMFSTMRKNNYFLNNMASSTHVFMMRNIIHIRNNSTNQSFLEGQLKSGLLERQFTNIGFNDLGQAVLTQTLGTEISDVEPRAGDMEEVPSYSSVEPQGASGAVGQPTAAIWDRETTKDEETMLAYILDSKRSLSEPLCQIESTVLQRRDFLTLGLPEELEATVANCCMKIIVQVAAQRDRCVLAVDAYVVVTWLPPYNQDPFLSFPVDVASKDLIIIPSWQPGHWTLCDVPKQIGSVDCGVFMLMYALCMALGEPFHFTASNMQRIRKWWCLTLMNSGLEKHGLRKTEEASHLEPLSRESRIMRDLCSAVCWVHKNHFLFRGEVTEPVVLQMEAEDQREALREVLEGQSDNRNDPFMFILNNKEDMETLLSNCVDRMGLKIHAMFT